CTTCAAACGCATGCCCACATCAAGATCTTCAGGAACATTGCTTTTAGGTGATTGAATATCGAATACTAGATCAAGATCTTCAAGATGTTATCCATTGGATAATCATATCATCAATAACACGTGTGAgttaaaagcaaaagaaatagGGAGTTCAGTTGATTTCTTGGTGAAAGGAAAGACGAGCaatttttccattaaacaaTACGTGCtttatagaagaaattgagGTTTGGACTTGAGTATGTCCTAAAACTGTTTCATCTGAACCCTAAGATGTAAAATTCAAAGGTATTCCAAGGATGAGGgaagaaaaatttcatcaagaaaaatttcatcTCCAATTGGGAGGACAAGGCGTGCGGGCATTGACATGCTAAAATAACGAACGCATCTAGGTTAGGCGCGACTACCATTGAAAACCCCTGTCGGAAGCTTGCTTCCTATGGATTAGACACATGCTTTCGATACGTCTAACTAGTATCACCAATTCTAGACACTATGCAAGGCACGTGTCTATGTGCTTTATTGAAGAAATTGAGGTTTGTCTATGTGACAGACCAAGTCACAACCTAAATCAATCATTATGCAAGCACCAAATGACTTCCAAAGTAGATGATATTGGTAGTGAAATGATGTGAATATTGATTGCCATAAAACTAAGTGCTCCTATGTTGTAGCACACAATTATGTCATGCTTTTCATTAGTCATTACAAATGTCGCTAAAATGAGCACCAAACTAAAGATCTTCACTTTCATGGAACACTAAAGATCTAGTCTACTCAATCACTCAAAATTTAAAGGACTAAAGACTCTTTATCTTCTCTATTGATTCCTTCAATTTATCTAGTCTTGTGAGAATGTCTGGCAGTCACCAACATCGGGCTGCTTTCAATATCTGATGAATATCTTACAGCTCCTGACATTGCGAAACTGAGGCGTTGGCAATAGACTACGAGAACCACCACGTAACATAAGTAGAATCTCTCACCACATAAGCCTGGCATTTCTCCCAcgaagaaacacaaaattgagATAGCTACAAGCTTATCATCCCAATTTTCTCTCCATCAGGACATGCTTGCGCCAGTTAGTTCAAGTTGCGCTGCAGCAGCATTGATTGCATCGACTACATCTAATTTCCCCCTGCTCACTGCCTCATCAATTGGCGTCCGCTCGTGGCTGCACATTACCCAGTTGGTTAGTGAGTGCAGAAATACGTCAAAAACAGAGCAGGCGTTGCTTCGGGCAGCATCCTGCGCTATCAACTTCAgtcttaataaatgaaaaaaatgaccTGTTCAACAAGCTCGCATTTGCTCCAGCCAGAATCAAGTTTTGGACCACCTGCAATGTCAATGTGTAAGGATTTTGATGAAGATGCACTGGAGTCTTTGCAATATGATGAAACAATCACCTGAACATGACCGTTGAGACAAGCCCAATGAAGAGGAGTATTCTTCTCCGCATTAGCAGCATTAACATCCTGAAATTGGAAGAATCCAGATTTTAATGAATGTTTCTTTGTGCATAGGACCATGCAATGAATAGCTGCGCTCAGAGCCTCATATCGACACTCATTCCAATAAGACAGTGACATCAAGCACAAATCAGAACAACCACAGAGCGATCATCAGAAACGTGCTGACCAACATTTGAGAAAACTTATCTGGGTTTCTCAAATCAACAGAGCATTACTGAATATTGCCAAAACTGAGAGTGGTTAGTACTACAGCAAGCGATAAACATCAACATCTcctacagagagagagagagagagagagagagagagagagagagagagagagatttcctgATAAGCATCTAGGTGAGCATAGAATAGTTGATTGAATTTAGTCAGATTATTACGAGACGCAGTTTGGTCGGAAGAGTGAAAGCATGAGTCCACAGGAGCTATGAACGGGAAGCAGGAGGCAAACAAGATTGGATCTTTCCTAGTTCAACATTACCGGATAAACTCGAGATCAGCAATAAGACATGAACACGACGAAACAAACACGACTAAATCCACCGGGAatacaaagaaggaaagaaaatattctCCAAGATAATTTCCTCACCGCTCCTTTACTGATGATATAATCCACAATGCTGAGATGGCCATTAGCCGCGGCCATGTGAAGAGCTGCAAACGACATCCACGGAAGCAGATCAAACACGGGAATCCTTTCGTGCCCAAACAACTGCAGTAACGAGTCCCACACGAAGCCGTGCAGCGATTCCATTCGTTACCGGAAGCCAGGCCGCGATACAAACAAGAAAATTCGATGATGGTAGAACGGAAAAATGCATATAGGGGAGCTCAAAGGCCGAAGCCACGAGAACTACCTGTACGGCCTTGGTCGTCCCTCGAATCGAGAGGAACGCCGGCGGCTGCTAAGCTCGTGACGTCCTCCATGTCGCCATATCTCGCAGCCTGCCAATCACACAGACAGCATCTGAATTTCTCAGCCGCCGAACAACCTCAGGGGCACGAAGCTGAGAGCCTAATTCCCAAGTAAACCCAACATACGAAGCACCGACATCGCCGCCGCGCGAGTCGACCCGATAACGGGAGGTCATCGCGCGGCGGAATCGAACTCGGTGCGACCGTGCTGAGCGTCCGAgctcgtcatcatcatcatcggaATCatcgagagagaaaagaaaagggaagagggAGCGAGAGAGTACATCGATCAAGGCGTCGACGTCGTCCGGCGTGGCGGCGACCGGAGCGTTTTCGGCTGAGTTTGAATCCGCCCCCATCTTCGCGCAGCAAGCTTCTTCAGAGAACTTCCGTTTCGAAACGAGAGAGGCGAGAAAGGTAAAGCAACGGAGGCGAGGGAGGAGGAAGCGGGAGTTTGGGCCGGGTTCATAATCGGGCTGGGTCACGTTAATGGGCCCATGCCTGCCTTTGATTTGGGCCTCCGACGAGAGCCCACCGCCAGTGGACTCGAGTTTGGTTGGGCGGGGAGGGTCTGGTTGGTTGGCTCCGAAATTCCTCACTTTTATTCGATGTTGACTATGAAATTTCTTTAtacatgagatttttttattctctctattaTGCCACCAACTCCAATAATTCAATACTGCAGAAATTTTCAACCCTGAGGTAGAACTTTAACTAGAGAAATTGGACTTGGGGCGCCTACTAATGGCGCTTCCATTGCGCCTAGATTGCCGTCAATCTTTATCTGTATTTGTCAATACATATTAACCTTTATTTTCAATTGATGTACCAATTTAAGAATGTACTTTTATGAATTAAAAAGTGTCGTAATTATCATGTTACCTTAGGTTTTACTCTGGCAAAAACAAATGCTATGacctgaaaaaaattaatttatatgaaATTCCGGACTTTGAGATTATAAGTCTACGTGAGTTGTTGAGTTTGTTGTGATGACAAACGCTtcgaacaataaaaaaaaaaaaaacaattatttgaTGATTATCAAGTAATGAGAGATTTGTACATGAAAAACATACACAATTGAAAGGAtgcaaacaaaggaaaaaatttgaaaattaatataaaaggaaaaggaaagagaaaaagagagagagagagagagtaggtaGTTAAGACGTGGGTACCAAGTAGCTACTGGCGGTTGGACCCGACACCTCTTCATCTTCAATGGCATTATCGACTGTTGGACCAGGattaataataatgaaaacGTGTTTGATGCACGATGTCGATACTAGACCTTTCGAAAACTTATT
The nucleotide sequence above comes from Eucalyptus grandis isolate ANBG69807.140 chromosome 2, ASM1654582v1, whole genome shotgun sequence. Encoded proteins:
- the LOC104433873 gene encoding ankyrin repeat-containing protein P16F5.05c; this encodes MGADSNSAENAPVAATPDDVDALIDAARYGDMEDVTSLAAAGVPLDSRDDQGRTALHMAAANGHLSIVDYIISKGADVNAANAEKNTPLHWACLNGHVQVVQNLILAGANASLLNSHERTPIDEAVSRGKLDVVDAINAAAAQLELTGASMS